A region from the Corylus avellana chromosome ca7, CavTom2PMs-1.0 genome encodes:
- the LOC132187887 gene encoding receptor kinase-like protein Xa21, with translation MDNLTSLKYLYLDGNKLSSTVPLNLWSLTNLLVVSLSSNYLSGSLPLEIGNVKVLMKLDLSSNLLSGQIPTTIGGLKDLVNLSMSNNQLEGSILESFGELVSLEFLDLSKNNLSEEIPKSLEALLYLKYLNVSFNILQGKIPVGGPFVHFSAASFMSNDGLCGAPRLQLSPCKEGVSQPKKIVAAHILKYVLPTIGVTMLVITLVLVRTRCQKRNAKLPVESNSLPLATWRRISQQELLQATEGFSESNFLGKGSFESIYQGTLLDGMIVAIKIFNLEVEMAFKSYDTECGVLRNIRRRNHVKIISTCSNIEFKAFVLEYMPNGNLEKWLYSQGSYLSILQRLNIMKDVASALEYLHYGYSTPIIHCDLKPNNILLDEDMVTHVADFGIAKLLGDGDSMMRTMTLATIGYMAPEYGSEGIVSTRGNVYSYGILLMETFTRKKPTDDMFAGEMNLKRWVEESLSLSITKVVDANLLRTERDYASMENCISSILGLALHCCDELHEQTINAKSILITLNKIRSKFLQNIEGS, from the exons ATGGATAATCTTACTTCTCTAAAATATCTCTATTTAGATGGTAACAAGTTATCTTCTACAGTTCCCTTGAACCTGTGGAGCCTTACTAATCTCTTGGTTGTTAGCCTATCATCAAATTATCTCAGTGGTTCTCTCCCATTAGAAATTGGAAATGTGAAAGTTCTAATGAAATTGGATTTATCAAGTAATCTATTATCAGGCCAAATCCCAACAACAATTGGAGGTCTTAAAGATCTAGTTAACCTCTCCATGTCAAACAATCAATTAGAAGGCTCAATTCTTGAATCATTTGGTGAACTTGTAAGCTTGGAATTCTTGGATCTTTCTAAGAACAATTTGTCCGAAGAGATTCCAAAGTCTTTAGAGGCACTGTTATACCTCAAATATCTAAATGTCTCTTTCAATATACTACAAGGAAAAATTCCTGTAGGAGGACCATTTGTACACTTCTCCGCTGCATCATTTATGTCAAATGATGGACTTTGTGGTGCTCCCCGACTACAACTTTCCCCTTGTAAAGAAGGTGTTTCTCAACCCAAAAAGATCGTAGCAGCACATATACTAAAGTATGTATTACCAACAATTGGGGTAACAATGCTTGTAATTACTCTTGTATTAGTACGGACAAGATGCCAAAAAAGGAATGCAAAACTTCCGGTGGAGTCAAACTCGTTACCACTAGCGACATGGAGAAGAATTTCCCAACAAGAACTTTTACAAGCAACAGAAGGGTTCAGTGAAAGCAACTTTCTTGGAAAAGGAAGCTTTGAATCGATATACCAAGGGACACTCTTAGATGGAATGATTGTtgcaataaaaattttcaacttgGAAGTAGAAATGGCATTCAAGAGTTATGATACAGAGTGTGGGGTACTACGCAATATTCGTCGCCGAAATCATGTCAAAATCATTAGTACATGTAGTAACATAGAATTCAAAGCTTTTGTATTGGAATACATGCCTAATGGAAACCTAGAGAAGTGGTTGTATTCTCAAGGCAGCTATTTGAGTATCTTACAAAGACTAAATATAATGAAGGATGTCGCGTCAGCACTAGAATATCTTCATTATGGTTATTCAACACCCattattcattgtgatttgaagcctAACAATATCTTACTAGATGAAGATATGGTCACACATGTTGCTGATTTTGGCATTGCCAAGCTGTTAGGTGATGGGGATTCTATGATGCGAACCATGACTCTTGCTACTATTGGGTATATGGCACCAG AGTATGGGTCGGAAGGAATTGTTTCTACAAGAGGCAATGTGTATAGTTATGGTATTTTGTTGATGGAAACTTTCACAAGAAAGAAACCTACTGATGACATGTTTGCTGGAGAAATGAACCTGAAGCGTTGGGTAGAAGAATCCTTATCCCTTTCAATAACTAAAGTGGTCGATGCCAATTTGTTGAGAACCGAAAGAGATTATGCTTCAATGGAGAATTGTATCTCTTCCATATTGGGACTAGCGTTGCATTGTTGTGATGAGTTACATGAGCAGACGATTAATGCAAAAAGTATTTTAATCACACTCAACAAGATCAGATCGAAGTTTCTACAAAATATCGAAGGAAGTTAG